A portion of the Actomonas aquatica genome contains these proteins:
- a CDS encoding TonB-dependent receptor: MSLSFRLLLGSALASCAFAQTTLPPSAAADNHTVHLGDFVVSTHPYARSQSEIAQPTTVIGDETVRRDQAATLGELLANQPGVSSTYFGPGSSRPVIRALGGPRVAVLQNGTDTIDASVISPDHAVSLDPLLIERVEVTRGPAALLQGGSAIGGAVNVVTHRIHTTAPEPGIHGRTEGRYATGNDERAFGLVIEGSSGALAWHVDAFDRRSGDVEIPGYAESARLRAEEEAEHDHDDEDHDEEDHDDHDEEEEAEAYGHVPNSYVDSTGGALGLSWVGDRGYLGFAYSGFDTLYGIPPGAHSHEHHEDEDHEEEDHDDEDHDEHEHGEELVSVDLSQRRFELEGELRDPFAALRALRFRAVHADYEHRELEGDEIGTTFTNRGYDLRLDALHQPWGGLQGAVGAKFGESEFDAVGAEAFLPAYRTREFALFAFEEVEAGPTLWQFGARWDHTGIDVEDGSGRRASEDAVSGSLGWVQKLNESWTVAASLAHTERTPSAQELYADGPHIGTNAYELGDANLGHEISHGLDLSLRHRGELFSSELTVFLNHFDGYIYENPTGAEADGLPVYAFVQRDADFHGAEFTTTIHLHEDQHGHLDLSLSGDFVRARNTSDRTDLPRTTPTRLRAGLDWSLHQWRAGADVSHVFEQDRTAPGETTTDAYTLVGLYGGYRWVTSAVTWDLLLRGSNLTDEEARVHTSFLKEVVPLPGRNLSLSLRASF, translated from the coding sequence ATGTCCCTTTCCTTTCGTCTCTTGCTGGGCAGCGCCCTCGCTTCCTGCGCGTTTGCCCAAACCACGCTGCCGCCCTCCGCGGCCGCTGATAACCATACCGTGCACCTCGGCGACTTTGTCGTCTCGACGCACCCTTACGCGCGCTCGCAAAGCGAGATCGCCCAACCCACCACCGTCATCGGCGACGAGACCGTGCGCCGCGACCAAGCCGCCACCCTCGGCGAATTGCTGGCCAACCAGCCCGGCGTGAGCTCGACCTACTTCGGTCCCGGTTCGAGCCGCCCCGTCATCCGCGCTCTCGGCGGCCCGCGCGTCGCCGTGCTGCAAAACGGCACCGATACCATCGACGCCTCCGTCATCAGTCCCGACCACGCCGTGTCACTCGACCCGCTGCTCATTGAGCGCGTCGAAGTCACCCGCGGTCCCGCCGCGCTCCTGCAGGGCGGCTCCGCCATCGGCGGCGCAGTCAACGTCGTGACTCACCGGATACACACCACCGCCCCTGAGCCCGGCATCCACGGCCGCACCGAGGGCCGCTACGCCACCGGCAACGACGAGCGCGCCTTCGGCCTCGTCATCGAAGGCAGCTCCGGCGCCCTTGCTTGGCACGTCGACGCCTTTGACCGCCGCAGCGGCGACGTGGAAATTCCCGGTTACGCCGAGAGCGCCCGCCTGCGCGCCGAGGAAGAGGCTGAACATGATCACGACGACGAGGACCACGATGAGGAGGATCACGATGACCACGATGAGGAGGAGGAGGCCGAAGCCTACGGGCATGTGCCCAACTCCTACGTCGACTCCACCGGCGGCGCCCTGGGCCTGTCCTGGGTCGGCGACCGGGGTTACCTCGGCTTTGCTTACAGCGGCTTCGACACCCTCTACGGCATCCCGCCCGGTGCTCACAGCCACGAACACCACGAGGACGAAGACCATGAGGAAGAGGATCACGACGACGAGGACCACGACGAGCACGAGCACGGCGAGGAACTGGTCTCGGTCGACCTAAGCCAGCGTCGCTTCGAACTTGAGGGCGAGTTGCGCGACCCCTTCGCCGCCTTGCGCGCCCTGCGTTTCCGCGCCGTCCACGCCGACTACGAACACCGCGAGCTCGAGGGCGATGAGATCGGCACGACCTTCACCAATCGGGGCTACGACCTGCGCCTCGACGCCCTGCACCAACCTTGGGGCGGCCTGCAGGGGGCAGTCGGCGCCAAGTTTGGCGAAAGTGAGTTTGATGCCGTCGGGGCCGAGGCCTTCCTGCCCGCCTACCGCACGCGCGAATTTGCCCTCTTCGCCTTCGAGGAGGTCGAAGCCGGCCCCACGCTCTGGCAGTTCGGTGCCCGTTGGGATCACACCGGCATCGATGTCGAGGATGGCAGCGGTCGCCGGGCATCCGAGGACGCCGTGAGCGGCTCACTCGGCTGGGTGCAAAAGCTCAACGAATCTTGGACGGTCGCCGCGTCTCTCGCCCACACCGAGCGCACGCCCTCGGCCCAGGAACTCTACGCCGATGGTCCGCATATCGGCACCAACGCCTACGAGCTCGGTGACGCCAATCTCGGCCACGAGATCTCGCACGGCCTGGACCTCTCCCTCCGTCATCGCGGCGAACTGTTCTCGTCCGAGCTCACCGTCTTCCTCAACCACTTCGACGGTTACATCTACGAGAACCCCACCGGGGCGGAAGCGGACGGGTTGCCCGTGTATGCGTTTGTGCAGCGCGACGCCGATTTCCACGGCGCCGAATTCACCACCACCATCCACCTGCACGAGGACCAACACGGCCATCTCGATCTGAGCCTCTCGGGCGACTTCGTGCGCGCCCGCAACACCAGCGACCGCACCGATCTGCCGCGCACCACGCCGACCCGCCTGCGCGCCGGCCTCGATTGGTCGCTCCACCAATGGCGCGCCGGGGCCGACGTCAGCCACGTGTTCGAACAGGACCGCACCGCCCCCGGTGAAACCACCACCGACGCCTACACGCTCGTGGGCCTCTACGGCGGCTACCGTTGGGTCACCTCCGCGGTCACCTGGGATCTCCTGCTGCGCGGCTCCAATCTCACCGACGAAGAAGCCCGCGTGCACACCTCGTTCCTGAAAGAAGTCGTGCCCCTGCCCGGCCGCAACCTGAGCCTGAGCCTGCGCGCCAGCTTCTAG
- a CDS encoding S46 family peptidase: MNTLSRWRRLASVCLVSLGATVASADDGMWLLNAPPTAQLQERYGFTPTADWLEHLQKSSVRFNNGGSGSFVSADGLVITNHHVASDVLHKLSSADHDLLEDGFIARTRDAELPCLDLELNVLMSIEDVTDRVNAAVGADLDPAAASAARRAVLAEIEQESLAETGLRSDVESLYQGAQYHLYRYKRYTDVRLVFAPESAAGAFGGDPDNFGYPRYCLDVTFFRVYENDQPAAIEHHLTWNSAGTQEGDLVFVTGHPGSTDRLITMAEMDFSRDVSVPQVLWWIKSREVLLNAYSKTSGEAARQAKDELLYMQNGRKVYDGEISGLLDPALKAMKQAEEERLRAYSAAHPELGAEGAWAEIEAAQAELTDLYARHRLVERWNFNSSLFEKARELYRAPTERAKPNGERLPDYRESSKAQFELSLFSEEPIYPEFELIKVKHHLEFMAMALGSNDPAVVIALGGKAPAERAAELVMGTKVGDVAYRRELYALDAAAMETVEDPMIALVRALDASSRAMQEQVDAIDETKSQAHARIAKVRYALDGDSVSPDATFSLRLGVGTVKGVQEDGAWIEPYTKIGGTYARADLHEQVFPFGLPESWLEARDEVAADTPYNFISTVYSIGGNSGSPVLNRDGEFVGILFDGNIHSLVWAYAYTDTLARSVNVDVRGILEALDSIYDAQELLAEINAK; the protein is encoded by the coding sequence ATGAATACGTTATCCCGGTGGCGCCGTTTGGCGTCGGTTTGTTTGGTCTCTTTGGGGGCCACGGTGGCTTCGGCCGATGATGGCATGTGGTTGCTCAACGCGCCGCCGACGGCGCAGCTGCAGGAACGCTACGGCTTCACGCCCACGGCGGACTGGCTGGAGCACCTGCAGAAATCCTCGGTGCGTTTTAACAACGGCGGTTCCGGCTCCTTCGTGTCGGCCGACGGTCTGGTCATCACCAACCACCACGTGGCGTCGGATGTCCTGCACAAGTTGAGCTCCGCGGATCACGACCTGTTGGAGGACGGTTTCATCGCCCGCACCCGTGACGCCGAGCTGCCCTGTCTCGATCTCGAGCTCAACGTGCTCATGTCGATCGAGGATGTGACCGACCGCGTGAACGCCGCCGTGGGCGCCGACCTCGATCCCGCCGCCGCCAGTGCCGCGCGTCGTGCCGTGCTCGCGGAGATCGAACAGGAGTCGCTGGCCGAGACGGGGCTACGCAGTGACGTCGAGTCGCTGTATCAGGGAGCTCAATACCACCTCTATCGATACAAGCGCTACACCGACGTGCGCCTGGTCTTCGCGCCAGAGAGTGCGGCGGGCGCATTTGGCGGTGACCCGGACAACTTTGGTTACCCGCGCTACTGCCTCGATGTGACCTTCTTTCGGGTTTACGAGAACGATCAGCCGGCGGCGATCGAGCATCACCTGACCTGGAACAGTGCCGGCACGCAGGAAGGCGACCTGGTGTTTGTGACCGGCCACCCCGGCTCGACCGATCGTCTCATCACGATGGCGGAGATGGATTTCTCCCGCGATGTGTCGGTGCCGCAGGTGCTGTGGTGGATCAAAAGCCGCGAGGTGCTGCTCAACGCCTACAGCAAAACCAGCGGCGAAGCGGCGCGCCAGGCCAAGGACGAGCTGCTTTACATGCAGAACGGTCGCAAAGTTTACGACGGTGAGATTTCCGGCCTCCTGGATCCGGCATTGAAGGCCATGAAGCAGGCCGAGGAAGAGCGTCTGCGCGCCTACTCGGCGGCGCATCCGGAGCTCGGCGCCGAGGGCGCTTGGGCCGAGATAGAAGCGGCCCAAGCCGAGCTCACGGATCTCTATGCCCGCCACCGCTTGGTGGAGCGTTGGAACTTCAACTCGAGCCTGTTTGAAAAGGCGCGCGAGCTCTACCGCGCTCCGACCGAGCGGGCCAAACCGAACGGCGAGCGTCTGCCGGATTACCGCGAGTCCTCGAAGGCGCAGTTTGAGTTGTCGCTGTTTTCCGAGGAGCCGATCTACCCGGAGTTTGAGTTGATCAAGGTGAAGCACCACCTCGAGTTCATGGCCATGGCGTTGGGCTCGAACGATCCCGCCGTGGTGATCGCCCTCGGCGGCAAAGCTCCGGCGGAGCGCGCAGCCGAACTCGTCATGGGCACGAAGGTCGGCGACGTTGCTTATCGTCGGGAGTTGTATGCATTGGATGCCGCCGCGATGGAGACGGTCGAGGATCCGATGATCGCGCTCGTGCGCGCGCTCGATGCGAGCTCGCGGGCGATGCAGGAACAGGTGGATGCGATCGACGAAACCAAGTCGCAGGCCCACGCCCGCATCGCCAAGGTGCGTTACGCGCTCGACGGCGACAGCGTCTCGCCGGACGCCACCTTCTCGCTGCGCCTCGGCGTCGGCACGGTCAAAGGCGTGCAGGAAGACGGCGCGTGGATCGAACCCTACACCAAGATCGGCGGCACCTACGCGCGGGCGGATTTGCACGAGCAAGTGTTCCCCTTCGGCCTGCCGGAAAGCTGGCTCGAAGCGCGTGACGAGGTGGCGGCGGATACGCCGTATAACTTCATCAGCACGGTCTATTCGATCGGCGGCAACTCCGGCAGTCCGGTGCTGAATCGTGACGGTGAATTCGTGGGCATCCTCTTCGACGGCAACATCCACTCGCTGGTCTGGGCTTACGCCTACACCGACACGCTGGCGCGCTCGGTGAACGTCGATGTGCGTGGCATCCTGGAGGCCTTGGATTCGATCTACGACGCTCAGGAACTGCTCGCGGAAATCAACGCGAAGTAA